In Theileria annulata chromosome 3, complete sequence, *** SEQUENCING IN PROGRESS ***, the sequence aatGTATAGTGGTGTACTTGGGTGGAACATGTACCTAATCACCAAACCAACAATATTATCTACTGACTCTCTTATATGATCATCTTTCAAAAATAAGTCATATGGTGATAATAACAAGTCCATCCTAATGTCATTTTCATTCAACAAGATAAATTTTACTGGCGGTAATATCTTATTCAACCCCTTACTTATCTGCATTCCTATCAATTCATCCAAACTCTCATCACTCTTTTTCATATTTCCATTAATATTCCCACTAACattagaattaatatttttactaTTAACACTACTTAAGTTATGGTTTGAATTGGatttatagaaatttgataaatttgtcGACTTGAGTGTGATCCATTTACTAACCACGATGGGCGATTTGGTGGTAATTTTATTCGGTCTTAGAGAGTCACTTGTGTATAGAGTTACAAGTCCCGTTTCAAAGGTGTGATCACAAATGCAAACTGACTCAATTAACTTGATTTTAACTGGCATTGTAAGTTCGTTGCTGCCCAGGAGGTACTCGCTGGTGACTGCCAGTCTGTGATTAAAGAGGCCATCAACTCCGTAAATCTCGAAATATTGCACATAATCCTCATACTTGTGgaacaatatattatcgTACTCCTCCCCAGTGTCATCATAAAATTCTTCTAGCGATTCACTCTGATCATAATCTTGAGATCCAACACTGTAGTCATCGTCTGTGTTGAGATTTGGCAAGAATATGTCCGAATCTCCTGATTTTAGCTCATGGTTGTATGGGAAATCTGATTCTAAATCCTCAGTTGATATACTGTAACAGCGCGTGTTAGTCGTGTTGTAAAAAATCAAGAACGCCCTTTTGCTGAAGTTGTAGTCTGACACTACGCTCTCAACGTTCATCCACAGGCAGTGAAAGTTGAGTGTGTAATTATCGTTTTGTAGTGGAATTTGAATGCAAATCTCAAACGAATCCTGCAGCTCATTGAATCGCCAAATATATGCCAtgtaatattttgttaGTGTTACCAGGAAGAGTTTGTTTATCTGGGTAGGCAGTCCATAATTTTTCTTCCAACTAGAGCAAATCACAGACTTATCGTGATATAAAGACCATAGCTCGTTCTTCAGAATCGTTTTCGACGTTCGATCCGAATTTTGCGCATACATAAAGCCCAAATTCTCCAACTGGGAGGTTTTACTCAATAACAAATCCTTTATCAAGGATTGGTAGCTTTCTAGCCAAAATACGAACAACGTGTTGTCAATTTTCTTCTCAGTTTGGTTCTTTTTTTGTCTTTTCTTCAAAATTGCCGATACTATCGTCAATTTTCCGTTCTCTTCTGAAGACGTACTTCTGTTCTTGTCGTGGAGTGACACTTCCGTGTAGTCAAACACTTCTATTGTACACTTATCTCGGTTTGAAAGCTCTAACCCCTTCACAACCTTTCTAATTTGAGATATTTGCTTTAAtctcattttattttacacttATTTGTTATGGTTTTTTGAATTTTGTTACTTTTTATTCAATCTTTTTGTGTTATGACATTTTGCTCAGTTTGTTTTccaaaattaattttttttagcTAAAAaaacacatttaaaatttttataatatttttggCCATGTTTATAATCTTCAGTGGCCTTTTAAAATCTttttttttcattttaaaccTTTTCTTTACAGATTCCACTCCACACCACCAActttcatttatatacattttcactccaaaatttttattttcttttcaaattatcatttcattcaataatatataaattaaatactataaaatattatattattctaagtataaatttaaaagaaatgTGTATTACATTTTTGAACTTGTGAATTTACAATTCCCGATCAAAGTCAGTGTGAGTTGATCTGTCGTGATGAGTTTGAGATAATTTGCTCGTTCAGGGTCATTTTTAATGAAGTGTTGTAGTGACTGCGTTGCGATGGTGCCTTTTTTCGAGTTTCCTGGTACGAGTTTGAGTGCGTTTTTATAATGTTTAATTGCAGAATAGGGTGCGCACATTGGTATTACGTTGATTACGTCGTCATCCTCTTTCAAATCTTTCGTTAGGCATGAGAGTTGTTTCATGTAATATTCCAGTTCCTTGTCACTTATTGtttcaatttctttaaaCTTTCCTCCCTGGCTACTTACTACGCTATTTCCATGGCTGAATTTACCAGTTTGGTTAATTGTTATTGATGTGGTTGTGATTTGTGTCTTTTGACTCTTTTGTTGGATCTTTTTTGAACCTGTTAATAATCTCCTCAACTCCTGTGTCTCCTCATCATCTTGCCCGtattttttctttattttattcactTTCTGGTTTATAAATCTCATCATTCTATTCGATCCTCTTTTCTTATCTTCCTTAACATTTTTCACTTCAgtattcatatttttagGTTCAGTTTTGGGATTTTTCAATTCGGTGTTggtatttttcaatttgaCATCACATTTTACAGTATCtgtgttaattttatcatctGAATCTTGAGTTTCGAATGGTATgaaatcatttaatttggataaatttGGATTAAGACATGTGAGTTTTCTACTTCTAATTTTGCGTACCGCTTCTTCAGTATGTTCTAATTTTTCAGGCTCCAATATTCTCACTGATTTTCTAAGCGTTGACTTAGTATTTGGATCAACTGAATCAATCAATTCATCTTGTTGATCTGTCTGATCTGTAGAAGATTTTGTTGGAAGTTCAGTGGAATGATCTGTGGATGATTTCGTTGAAAGTTGATTCGAGCTTGATTTACTGGATTTACTTGAATGTTTAGTTAGATTTAACTTTTGTAATTGATTTTTCAACTTTAGAAGCTTAAATTTAAGTGGATGTGCTGTTGGTAATCTTCCTCTTGTTCtcttattaatattagcTTCATATTCTTCCAACATCTCAACATGACCTATTCTCACACTCTTTTCCACGGTATCTTCTGTTTCAGAATCTTCTTGAACATCCAATTCCTCAGGATCATCAGTTTCTAAAGTATCATCAGCATCCTCATCTTCTAATGTATTATCAGGATCCTCAgtatcttcttcatcttcgCCTTCTAAAGTATTGTCAGGATCCTCAGTGtcttcttcatcatcattTACTGTAACTTCATCCTCATCTTCTACAGTATCTTCCTCTTCACCTTCACCATCTTCCTCTTCAGTGTCACCTTCctcatcatcttcatcatcactAACTACTGTATCCTCACCTTCTAAAGGTTCTTgatcatcttcttcatcttccGACTCATGATCTCCAGGTTCATCACCTTCTACAACATCACCTTCCacattttcattatctTGTATTGGTTCATCAAGAGAATGAAATGGTTGTACTTGGAAAAGATATGTAATACCCATTTCTAACTTTTGAGGTGGTAGATAATTCTTTTTACCACGAATTACAAAGGATCCTTGAGGTACATACTCACCAGTAGGTGGTGTTTTCGAAACCTGATGCCAATATACCCACCAACTCTGTACTGAAAACTTTTCATTCCATGCCGTACTCAAACATACTGCAAAATTACCAGCCTCATCAATTGATTCTTTCAATCTCTTACTCACATCTTCAACATTAGAATTTTCATTATCCAAACTAGTAGTAGTTGTACCAgtagtactagtagtagctgtattagtactattgGATAgattaaatgtattattgTTGGATGTGGAATTTGTTTTAAGTATAACTGATGATGCTCCATGAATATCAGCATGAAAATATAAGTCACCATTggttaaatattttttaaccAAGAGTTCATTTTGTAAAGCGTCTCGACCTGCAAGTACTAAATATCCTTGACTAGTAATAAACCAGTAAAACTTTTCAAACCAGAACCTCCTTCTAACActactaattttaacatcTCGTCCTTTTTTATCCGTTTTTTTATTCTCTTCCTTCTTTAATGATTTTGTAACCTTCTTTAATGCATATTCTTTACCTATCCTAGTCCTTTCCAACTTATTTTCCAATCTCTTTctttcattatataattttttcaaattctgATGACTATTTAAACGATAATCTAATTCTACTACTACTTCATCTCTTGTATTCTTTTTATTCTGTTTATTTTCATTCTTCTGTTGAATATTTTGTTGAAATTGATTCTGTTTATTCTGTTCATTATGTTGATCTTGATTTTGATTGGAATAGAATATG encodes:
- a CDS encoding uncharacterized protein (note;~Tap-24g11.q1c.C.cand.51 - score = 257.55), yielding MAKERLNAVDVAVTVSNLKKLITNLTLVNIYDITNRVFILKFSKNENKIYILIEIGCRIHSTQFLRSVDHLPSNFNAKLRKHLRNRRLRDISQMSQDRVIDFTFSSEEYAHHLIVQLFLPGNIYLTDSEYKVLTVLRPQNTGDKFFKVGTNYVYDMDYNSWFEVVKKPLVEELIVGRKLTEIIKSIFPSIHNAFILSVLQFKLKNTRGESVDSKELDRVYNLDDLDTVYQYVECVRMYLSELLSGNKIPGYLYKNPRGEMEDFGLFEQENSEYFEDFNDAVDTFFTKHELAKQEKKSVDKRPTKINKIKIDQNKRELNLMEDIQKIDSKIKLLEEHVDVAENCLNLTKALIASGASWNDIYEQLQIQRKQNHPLVHYIKEIHIPTQTLIFYSNQNQDQHNEQNKQNQFQQNIQQKNENKQNKKNTRDEVVVELDYRLNSHQNLKKLYNERKRLENKLERTRIGKEYALKKVTKSLKKEENKKTDKKGRDVKISSVRRRFWFEKFYWFITSQGYLVLAGRDALQNELLVKKYLTNGDLYFHADIHGASSVILKTNSTSNNNTFNLSNSTNTATTSTTGTTTTSLDNENSNVEDVSKRLKESIDEAGNFAVCLSTAWNEKFSVQSWWVYWHQVSKTPPTGEYVPQGSFVIRGKKNYLPPQKLEMGITYLFQVQPFHSLDEPIQDNENVEGDVVEGDEPGDHESEDEEDDQEPLEGEDTVVSDDEDDEEGDTEEEDGEGEEEDTVEDEDEVTVNDDEEDTEDPDNTLEGEDEEDTEDPDNTLEDEDADDTLETDDPEELDVQEDSETEDTVEKSVRIGHVEMLEEYEANINKRTRGRLPTAHPLKFKLLKLKNQLQKLNLTKHSSKSSKSSSNQLSTKSSTDHSTELPTKSSTDQTDQQDELIDSVDPNTKSTLRKSVRILEPEKLEHTEEAVRKIRSRKLTCLNPNLSKLNDFIPFETQDSDDKINTDTVKCDVKLKNTNTELKNPKTEPKNMNTEVKNVKEDKKRGSNRMMRFINQKVNKIKKKYGQDDEETQELRRLLTGSKKIQQKSQKTQITTTSITINQTGKFSHGNSVVSSQGGKFKEIETISDKELEYYMKQLSCLTKDLKEDDDVINVIPMCAPYSAIKHYKNALKLVPGNSKKGTIATQSLQHFIKNDPERANYLKLITTDQLTLTLIGNCKFTSSKM